The Candidatus Eremiobacteraceae bacterium sequence CGAGCCGTTCGATGATCGCGACCTCATCGCTGGTCTGGCCGATCGCCGCATCGAGCGAGGCCGCGCCCTGGGCGCCGTTGACCGAGACCACCATCACGTAGAACCGATCCGGCTGGGCGAAGAGCGGCTCGACGTGGACGTCGCGCTGCGTGCCGTCGTCGGCGGTGAACAGGTAGCGCACGCAGGCGTGCGTGCAGCGTCCGGCGATCTGATCCCAGCCGGGTGAAGGCGGCGCGTGTTCGCGCAGCACCGATGCCGGGTTCACGCCCTCAAGCGCTTGGACCGTGCCGGTGGCCTCGACCCGAACGCGGTACGGCGCCGCCATGTCGACGATCGGCGCGGCGATGCGCACGTCGTTCTGCAGCCGCTCGATCGCCGACGCCGCCACGTGTGCGCTGTTCTCCGACGCCTCGATATGCGTCTGATCCACGACGAGCGTGCGGCCTTGCGCGGGGTCGCTGAAGAGCACGCCGTTCGGGATCTGCGTCAGCGATGGGTAGTCGCGATGCAGCTCACGCAGCAGGTCGCCTTGCATGCCCGATGACAGCGGTTGCCCGACGGTGTTGCGATACAAACCGAGCGAGATCTTGGTGAAGGCAAACGGTGCGAGTTTGATGTCGGATTCCTTTCAGCGTCGCTACTTTTCGAGCGTGATACTTTCGCAGCTCAGCGTCAGTTCTTCGATCGCCACGTCGCCTGGAGCCTGACTTCCGGGGGACGCCGGCGATAGAGTCGGCCCGGTGTACTTGGTCGGCCGGCAGCCGGCAAACTTGTAGGTGCGCGTCACGCCGTTGGGGAGCTTCGTGGCGATCGTCAGCGTCTTCGATGCCGCGCTCGCATGCCAGTCGGCGAACTGTGTATTGCTTGTGAGGCCGCGCTTGAGCGTCACGGTCTCATAGCGCGGATGATCGGGCACGTGTTGCGAAGAGACGAGTCCACTCGACCGGTAGACGGCGGTGATTCCAGTTACGCCCTCGAGCTTGAGGCCTTGGGCCCGGACCGTGAAGTTCGACGGCGCGCGCCACGACGGCAGCGCGACATCCCCGGTGTGGATCGGCGTGGGCGAAGGAGCCGGTGGGTGCGCAGTGCCGGCCGAATTTGCCGCGAAGACGATGAGCGACACGACGACCGTCAAGGCAGCTACCATCGGCTGCTCTTCTTGGCCTTCTCGCGTTCGCGCAGTTCGACGCGGCGGATCTTGCCCGAGATCGTCTTGGGAAGCTCGGTCACGAACTCGATCTCGCGCGGATACTTGTATGGTGCGGTCAAGTTCTTGCAGTGCTCCTGCAGTTCCACGGCCAGCGCGTCCGACGCGGTATAGCCGGGCGCGAGGATGACGAATGCTTTGACAATCTCGCCGCGCATCTCGTCAGGCGACGCGACGACCGCGGACTCGGCGACGGCCGGATGTTCGATGAGCGCGCTCTCGACCTCGAACGGTCCGATGCGGTAGCCTGAGGAATTGATGACATCGTCGCCGCGCCCGACGAACCAGAAATATCCGTCTTCATCCACGAACGCGCGGTCACCGGTGATGTACCAATCGCCGCGAAACGACTTCGCCATCTCGGCCGGATTCTTCCAATACTCTTTGAACAGACCGACCGGACGCGTGGGCACCACGCGAACCGCGATGTCGCCTTCTTTGCCGGCCGGCACCGGCGCGAGGTCGTCGCCGATGACCGCGACATCAAAGCCGGGCGACGGCTTGCCCATCGAACCGGGCTTGACATCGAGCGGCGGAAAGTTGCCGCACAACAGCACCGTCTCGGTCTGACCGTAGCCGTCGCGGATCGTCATGCCCGTGTGGCGCTTCCACATGTCGATGACTTCCGGGTTCAGCGGTTCGCCGGCCGCCACGCAATGACGCAGCGCTTTGGGCTTGAATCGCTCGAGCGGCTCGAGCACGAGCATGCGGTACGCGGTCGGCGGTCCGCACAACGTCGTGATCGGATATTCCTCAAGCATGCGTAGCGTCTGGGCGGCCGAGAACTTGCCGGTCGCGTTGTTGACGAAAATCGCGCTGCCGCACTGCCAGGGTCCGAACACGCTGCTCCATGCCGCCTTCGCCCAGCCCGTGTCCGACAGGTTCCAATGAAGATCGTTGGGCTGCAGATCGAGCCAGAACTTGCCGGTGACGATGTGGCCCAGCGGATACGACGCCTGCGTGTGCAGGACCATCTTCTGATTGCCGGTCGTCCCCGAGGTGAAGTAGATGAGGCACGGATCGGACGCCTTCGTGCGCGGGCCGTCGTAGCGCGTCGGCCGGCCGGCGAGCAGCGAGTCGTATGCATGAGCGCCGCTTGACGCCCGCCCGAACACGATGATGTGTTTGAGGGTCGGGCACTGATCGCGCACCTCGCGCAGCTTGGCAAGATTCGCTTCGTCGACGAAGGCGGCCACCGCACCGGCGGTATTGGCGCGATAGACGAAATCTT is a genomic window containing:
- a CDS encoding AMP-binding protein, with amino-acid sequence MIARTPNMTDYESTRRSFAFEVPEYYNFASYTIDGWARDRGKLAMIWTGEGADPLSLTFAHFSEASSRLADALRSLGVQPGDRALLVASRIPEWWEALLGMIRAGVIPVPGTTLLTPKDFVYRANTAGAVAAFVDEANLAKLREVRDQCPTLKHIIVFGRASSGAHAYDSLLAGRPTRYDGPRTKASDPCLIYFTSGTTGNQKMVLHTQASYPLGHIVTGKFWLDLQPNDLHWNLSDTGWAKAAWSSVFGPWQCGSAIFVNNATGKFSAAQTLRMLEEYPITTLCGPPTAYRMLVLEPLERFKPKALRHCVAAGEPLNPEVIDMWKRHTGMTIRDGYGQTETVLLCGNFPPLDVKPGSMGKPSPGFDVAVIGDDLAPVPAGKEGDIAVRVVPTRPVGLFKEYWKNPAEMAKSFRGDWYITGDRAFVDEDGYFWFVGRGDDVINSSGYRIGPFEVESALIEHPAVAESAVVASPDEMRGEIVKAFVILAPGYTASDALAVELQEHCKNLTAPYKYPREIEFVTELPKTISGKIRRVELREREKAKKSSRW
- a CDS encoding phage tail protein, with the translated sequence MVAALTVVVSLIVFAANSAGTAHPPAPSPTPIHTGDVALPSWRAPSNFTVRAQGLKLEGVTGITAVYRSSGLVSSQHVPDHPRYETVTLKRGLTSNTQFADWHASAASKTLTIATKLPNGVTRTYKFAGCRPTKYTGPTLSPASPGSQAPGDVAIEELTLSCESITLEK